In the genome of Diaphorobacter sp. HDW4A, the window GTTCTGGCCGACATCGACGTGACCAAAGGCCGTGCGATTGCCGAATCTCTGGGTTCGCAAGCGGTGTTTGTTGAAACCGACCTGGCCGATGACAGCGCGGTGCAGCATTGCGTGCAGTTGGCGAAGGAGCGATATCAGCGCATCGACTTTCTCGTGAACGTGGCCTGCGCATACATCGACGACGGCTTTGCCTCCACGCGTGAACAGTGGCGCAAGACCTTTGACGTCAACGTCGTAGGTTCCTGCGTTTTGCTGCAAGCCGCGCATCCGCACATGGTCGCGGTAGGTGGCGGTGCCGTCGTCAACTTCGGGTCGACCAGCGCCTCAGCTGCTCAGGCCGGACGCTGGCTTTACCCGGCGAGCAAGGCTGCCATCGTGCAGTTGACACGCAGCCAGGCGCTGGATCTGGCCAAAGACAAGATCCGCGTGAATGCCGTATCTCCGGGATGGACCTGGTCGGGTGTGCTCGACGCCGTGTCCGGAGGTGACAAGGCCAAGGTCAATTCGGTTGCCAAGGACTTTCACATGCTGGGTCGTGTCTGCGAACCAGAGGAGGTCGCCAATGCGGTTGTGTTCCTGCTCTCCGACAACGCGTCATTCGTGACGGGAGCGAATCTGGCTGTTGATGGTGGGTACTCGGCGCTGGGGCCAGAGCAAGGGTTGTCGGCCATTGCGGCCGTAGTCGCAGATACGTGAACCACGTTTTATCTGAAGATCGCACTGCTGGTGAGACAGAGGCATTCGCGGTGAGGTCGGAGGATTTTTTTATTCTTACGAATCCACGAAGGAGACAAGAAACCATGAGCGTCAAAATTTTCAACACTGCCGAAGTACAGGATCTGCTAAAGGCGGCTGCCAATCTCAAAGCCAACGGCAGCAACGAGCGTCTGAAGACCATCGTGCATCGCCTGCTCGGTGACCTGTTCCTGGCCATCGACGATCTGGACATGACACCTGACGAAGTGTGGGCTGGTGTGAATTATGTCAACCAACTCGGCAAGGATGGCGAAGCCGCGTTGCTTGCCGCCGGCCTAGGTCTCGAGAAGTTTCTCGACATGCGCATGGACGCGGAAGACAAGCAGGTCGGCAACGACGGTGGTACGCCACGTACCATCGAAGGCCCGCTGTACGTGGCGGGAGCTGAGGTACGCGATCACACCTCGAAGATTGACCTTGACGAGGATGACGCCGCCAGGCCGTTGCGGATTCACGGCATCGTGAAGGACCTAAATGGCAGTCCGCTCGCAGGGGCGATCGTGGAATGCTGGCATGCCAATTCCAACGGTTTCTACTCGCACTTCGACCCCACCGGAGCTCAAAGCAACTTCAACCTGCGCGGAGCGGTCAAGACCGGTGCCGATGGCACTTACGAGTTCCACACCCTGATGCCAGTTGGCTACGGTTGCCCGCCGCACGGCGCAACGCAAACACTGCTGACAAAGTTGAAGCGCCACGGCAATCGCCCCGCACATGTGCACGTCTTCGCTTCTGCCGAGGGCAAGCGTAAGCTGACGACGCAGTTCAATATCGAAGGCGATCCATTGATCTGGGACGACTTCGCTTACGCCACACGCGAAGAACTGATTCCTCCTGTCACCGAAAAGTCTGGCGGCGCGGCACTCGGCTTGAAGGCGGACAGCTACAAGGACATTCAGTTCGACCTTACGTTGACACCGCTCGTCTCTGGCAAGGACAACCAAGTCGTTCATCGCCTGCGCGCCACGGTGGAGTGATGGCGACCAAGGCCCGCTGCGGTAGCGGGCCTGCGTACCAGTTCAATCAAGACTTCATGAATCCCTGCTCGAATAGCCCTTGCTGCTTGTGAGCGGGGATTCATGTATGGAGCCTCGAGGAAGCGGGGGACGCTACCGGGAACATGCTGGAAATGGCCTGCGGGCAGGTGTCGCAAAACCCTAGATAAACGCAGTCGACCGGGCGGGAGCCGAGCAACTCCGCTTATGCTCGCTCCCTGCCTCGCGACGGCGTGTCCAATGTATAAGTAGTTGTTAACCGCTAATTTGCGCACGCCAGCCATTGCTGTGCTTGCTCGTGCGCTGTGTGAACTAGGGACTTGCCAGCCACAAGGGTTGCAACACGCGCATGGGCAACAGCAGTTGGGTGAGAGATGTTGGTTAACCAGTCCAGGTATAGGCTTCCATTTGGGGCCACACGGGAACCGACCAGAGCGGCATCGTTTGCTAGGCGCAACCCGCGCCCTTGCTCATCGTCATATGGGTCGAACGCCAGAAGATTCTTCATGGGGCAGCTTTTGGGTGCGCGCACATACTCGATGTTCTTGAAATATACCCAGCGAACACGGTCTGAGTTCCTGCAATTTTCTCCTAATGCTTCGCATTTAAGCGTGCCGGCGCAAATCCCACGGTTATGGAACGCGGGCAGCGAGTCGATGAGCTCCCAACCGAATTCCTTGGAACTACTTACCTGAAGCTTCCGAAGCGGGGCTACATAAAGGTCTCGAATTTGGTTGAGCTTGGTTGGGCTGATTCCGTACCAAGCGGATTCATTGCGTAGAGGGCCGGGTAGCTTCGCTGCGATCATTTGTTGGACTGGGCGGTTTGCGTCGCCAGTCCGCCGCTGGCAGGCCTGCAACTCCTTGGTCGCTTCCGTTGGGGGTAAGCTGTTCGACGCTGGGTCTGGATACTGCAACATCCGCACCTTTGTCTTTCCTGGTTCTACGAATTCTTCAAAACCTGCGCGCAGATACCTGTAGTTTGTTGGCAAAAGTTGAAGGTATTTTTTCGCATCCTTTGGGGCCACGGGCGCAAGCGCCCAGTCGACTCCCTTATCTACCATCGAACCAAGTGAAGGCAACTTGTACGACAGTTTGGCGGGGTGGAAAACGTATTTCACAATACCGCTGAATTTGGTGTCATTGCCGCCGAATAGAACTAGAATCTCATCAGGCTTCAAAGGTGCTGCGCAGTGCCACTTTGTTACCTCCTTGGCAGCATATCCGTAATAGGGGTGGAGGTAGGCTTTCGCGATATCGCTTGATATTTGTATTTTTTTCGGTATGGGATCCGTTGGACAAAGAAAGCGCGCTAGCGCTTCTTGTTGAGAAAAATTCAGGAATTTGTCTTCGCGGTTTGTGCTAATTTCCGTTCCGGCCGTTCCCGTCGTGTTCTTTTGTGGCAGAAAGAAGCCGTCCATAATCTCGGCCCCTGAGCAGGCAAACGATGCGAATTGGACGACGGTATCTTTTTTGGTGAGTGCTTGTTGTAATGAATAAAGCGAAGGCCAAGCCATGATGGACCGATGACAGTCAGTGTCCAGCCACTGGGCATTCACAATTTTTAGCGCCTTAATTTCGTCGGGATTCAGCATCCAGTCGTGGGCAGGTCGTCTCAAAGAGCTAGTATCTGGTGACCATTTAAAATCCGCGGGATAGTCGGGGTTTCCTTCTCCGGATGCGAAGGAGTCGCCTATCGCTACGACTAGGCGACTTTTTACTAGAATGGCCTGTTCAAACTGTTCGCCTGTGGTTTTACGCACTGTCAATGTTGCTCGCTCGCCGATGGTCGCATTGAGCGCAGGCCCGATCTGACATGGTCCGGTGATCTTCTGAGTAGATCGGTCGGTGTCTTTGGTTAAAGTCCACTCGCACGAAGGATCAGACCACGTAGTTCTGCCTCGAATCGTGACGGAGGGGGAGAGGATCCGACTGGCATCGTGCTTTCCGGCGTTAGAGTTCCAAGCAGACCCGTCAAGATGTTTGACTTGGTCGCGTAGCTTGAGTCGGGTTATTCGAGTTTCTAGATCAATAGGGTTATCGCCTACTGATTCTCCAAGAGATTTAAAAGCCTCTTTGGTGAAAAGTGGAAATCGGTTTTCGACCTCCCACTGAATCTGAGCGTGAGCGCATACGCATACCAATCCACTCAAAAGAGCTGCAGCAGTCTTTCTCATCTTTTATCTCCCTCTCGATCTAAAGCATACTGATACAGCTCGGCAAAAACAAGAGAAATATTATCTATAGATAATTCATATCGGTCCACCTGGATAGATTGACAGTCGCGTGGACAGACAACTTCTGACTAAATGCTGCAGAGCAAATCCATCAGTGAAAATGAGAAAGACTGTGAGGGTTGTCCATGACTTCATGGACTGCAGTGCGGTGAGTGCACGGCTAACCAGATCCACGTCTCGAAAGTTGTAGGTCTTGAG includes:
- a CDS encoding SDR family oxidoreductase, which translates into the protein MSNSLTTKNAAAGIAGKTAIVTGASTLIGAAVARALCDAGANVVLADIDVTKGRAIAESLGSQAVFVETDLADDSAVQHCVQLAKERYQRIDFLVNVACAYIDDGFASTREQWRKTFDVNVVGSCVLLQAAHPHMVAVGGGAVVNFGSTSASAAQAGRWLYPASKAAIVQLTRSQALDLAKDKIRVNAVSPGWTWSGVLDAVSGGDKAKVNSVAKDFHMLGRVCEPEEVANAVVFLLSDNASFVTGANLAVDGGYSALGPEQGLSAIAAVVADT
- the catA gene encoding catechol 1,2-dioxygenase encodes the protein MSVKIFNTAEVQDLLKAAANLKANGSNERLKTIVHRLLGDLFLAIDDLDMTPDEVWAGVNYVNQLGKDGEAALLAAGLGLEKFLDMRMDAEDKQVGNDGGTPRTIEGPLYVAGAEVRDHTSKIDLDEDDAARPLRIHGIVKDLNGSPLAGAIVECWHANSNGFYSHFDPTGAQSNFNLRGAVKTGADGTYEFHTLMPVGYGCPPHGATQTLLTKLKRHGNRPAHVHVFASAEGKRKLTTQFNIEGDPLIWDDFAYATREELIPPVTEKSGGAALGLKADSYKDIQFDLTLTPLVSGKDNQVVHRLRATVE